In Desulfurococcaceae archaeon MEX13E-LK6-19, the genomic window AGAATTCTTACAGAAGCCGATAAGAAAAGAGCAGAAATAGTTATTGCACCTTATCATTCTGAGGCAGAAGAACAAGTCCTGGGACTTGGTGGCATAATAGCTTTACTTAGATTTCCTATACCAGGATTACGAGATATAGTTAGAAAACCCGGTAAAGACTAGTATACTACACATCGTTCGTTAAGTACAGTATTTGAGAAAGGATAGTACTCTATAATTAAAGCTTTGATTCCTTTACCTCTTAAGCGGTAACACTCTGTAGGTAAAACATAGTTTTTACCAAGGAAACTGATAAGAATGTTTTCGTCTAACTCGTGGACGTTTTTAACCATTATGCTGATGTTCGTACCCTCTCTTGTGGCTATTTCATGTACACCTATAGTATTTACTGCTTTTCTGAGCATTCTTCTTCTAAATTGAACTTTATCTTTAAATGATAACGTGCAGAAATGTACTGCTAAGTTCTTTACATTTGTTTCACACCAAGAAAGAAATTCCTTTAGTTTCTCCCATGTATTCTCTACAGTTAATCCACGAGGTCTTAAACCGTGAAGGATAATGTTTTCAATATTTGATTCAGAGACTTCGAGCTCATTTATGTTTATGAATTTCACACCTATTCGCTCTAATTGCACGATTAAATCCTTTAGAAACGAAACATAGTCTTCTGTTGGTATAAATGGTACTTCTACACCAACATCAAAGCCTATGGTAACGGCTTTCTCAACCTTAGGCAGCAATTCATAACTGTATACATGAAATCTTATCTCGTCTAATCCTGTTTCATAGAGTAAACCAAGGATATTATCGTCTACTAGACGCCCACTTGTGTATAAATGTATATGAAATCTGTTACCAAATTCTCTCTTCAGCTCTTTAATTACTTGGCGAGTTCTCTCAATACTAAATATTGGATCTCCACCGGTTATACCTGCACCAAACGCATTAATCTTATATGCTTCCAAAACTATGTCATCAATACTTTTCACATGTTCTTCATCTACAAAGACTACATCTCTACCAATTTTTTCCTTCGATATTGGACAATACCAGCATCTATCGAGACATATGCCTGTAATAAATACAACTATTTTCATTCCTGCCAGACAATACCTACAACCTTTGGGGAGAAATAAATTGAAGTAGCCAGTAGTATAATGATATTTGAATGTTTTTCCCATACTAGTAACCTCGTTCAAGTAAAACTTTGCGAAGCCAAGGATTCTTGGCTGCAAGCTTCTGAATAGCTTCTTCAAAAACTTCTTCTGGAGCCAGAATATACTTGAGGAATACACCAGTTCTTCCAATCTCATCTCTTCTACTTAGTACTCTTACTCGTTCTAAAACAGTATCAATACTTATTCCTATAATCCTCGCTGCTTCTTCTTCTCTACCTATTACAGGTATCTCTATGTGTCCGATATCCGTAGGTTTTATAAGAACGAGTCTTTTATCAACGCCAGGAACTCTAATCCCTTTCTTAAGCATATTTAGGTCAGCTAATCCACCGAATTTATAGAACTCATATTCTCTAGGCTGAAGTTTTGCTAAAGGAAAACTAACGACGCGTTTCTCCTCATCGTCAAGAACTATATATGCTTTAGGCGTGCTTGAGGGTGTCGCCATTACAATATATTTATAATTTATCCTGAAACCCCCGGTCTCCAATGCATACTCGATTTTAAAACTCGGTACATAGTATGGTATGAATACGTCGATATCACTACCCTTCCACACATCCCCACGAGCAATACTACCATGCACTATAGCCTTAATACCATGGCGTTGAAGAGCTTCTAAAATCATTATAGCTTCGTTTCTCAATTTTCTCAAAATAGTCCATCTTTCCTTATCGTATACTACTTCTCTATACTCTGGAATTCTCTGTATCTTCTCTCTAACCATGACAGATTTCTTCACCAAGTGGTTCTACTAATCTCGTATACATTTGTCTCTATAAGCGATAACCCTCATATTTTTTCCTTCGGTTCTTAATAACAAAATCACACATTATATTTAATATGTTGTCCCAATAATACGAATTACGTTAGGGAAAACTATAGTAATACAACACAACTATCTTGGAGGAGCATAGTGACATGATCAATGGCTTTATTGATATATTGATATACATAGTCATTGCATGGCTTACGTTTAACATATTGTATTTAGTTAGGAGAGACTATTTTGAGAGAAAAGGAGTGAAGTTGTATTATGGAGTTGTACTAGTTTATAAGAAGCCCTATAGTTTTCATAGTTTTCAGGGCAATAACACCATAAGAAAATTGTCTTACATAGCAGTAATAGCAGCTGTGTATGGCGTGTATGTGTTTTATGCAACTATGATCGCTGCATTATTGTCAAAACTAGGTTTGATAGTCTTACCTGCTAAACCTCGTGTATTAATCCCGGGGATTAATATAACTGGTATAGACTTGCTCTACTTTGCATTAGCTATCTTAATCGCAGCGTTAGTTCATGAGCTCGCCCATGCACTTGTTGCAGCGTCAAATAATATTGAAGTAAAAGGGTTAGGGTTTGCTATACTATTCTTCTTACCCGTAGCTTTCACTGAAATCAATGAAGAAATGTTTGTGAAGAGTTCACGGAAATCAAAAATTCTAACATTATCCGCAGGACCTGCATCAAATATTATTTTGGCTCTAATAATGATGTTTCTACTATCATTAATAATAAGTAGCTCGGGCCTAGTAATCATAGGTGTTGAAGAAAATAGTCTTGCTGCCCGGTACGGAATCAAGGAAAACACTATAATACTCGAAGTAAATGGTAAGCCTGCAACACTAGATGAACTTAGCAAGGTACTACATGTAAATAAGACAACGTATTTTAGTTTGAAACTACTTTATCCCAACGGAACCATAAAAACATTAAATATAGTTAAACCAGAAAACACAACAAAACTCGGTGTATTATTAACATTTATGCCAAGTACATTCCTGTTATCGATATTCGGGATCCAAGGAGCTCTTACATTTGTTAGCATTATTCGCTGGATATATATTGTAAACATGAGTCTCGGCATAATAAATATAGCACCAATATTTGTAACCGATGGTGCAAGAATTATACAAGAATTATTCGGGAATACCACAGCTACTAACATAGTAAGCACAATAACACTATTGCTTTTACTCGTACTCTTTCTACCCTAATGTTAAAATTCTTTAAAGAAATCACTAAAACAGGGCCATATGTTAGTGGTTATATAGGGGCGTAAAGAAGATCTGGTAATATTTATGCGTTTGATTCTTGTTCTTGTAGTTCTAGAGCTTTTTCAGTCTTTACGTCGAATAACACGATTTTTTCCTCTATAGGACACAACATAACTTTTTCACCGACATTAAATGTTTCTCCACGCGGAACAATGACTTTGACCATGACGTTGTCTATAGATACCGTTACAATGTTTTCTCTACCTAGGGGCTCAACGGCATAGACTTCGCCATAGAAACACCTGTTTCTATATTTTTCGTCAATACTTGCACTAGCTGGGAATATGTGTGTATCTTCAGGTCTGAATCCTACTATTACTTTATCTGGTTTGATTTTTGCAACAATGTCAATGTAATGTCTTGGTACAAGTAACTTACTCTTACCAATAACTATGTAATGGTTACCGTTTTCACTAATGACTTCTGCTTCTATAAAGTTCATTGGAGGATTACCCAGAAATCCTCCAACAAATTTACAGCTAGGTTTGCTGTACACAGTCTCCGGTGTCCCAACTTGCAGAATTCTACCCTCATTAATGACAGCTATTCTGTCAGCCATAGCAAGAGCTTCAGCCTGATCATGAGTTACATAGACAGTTGTTATTCCTAGCCTTTTCTGTAGCCTCTTTAACTCGGCTCTAACACTTATTCTCAATAAAGCATCAAGATTACTTAAAGGCTCATCTAAAAGGAGTACTTGGGGCTCCTTTACAAGGGCTCTGGCAATAGCTACTCTTTGCTGCTGTCCACCTGATAACTGATGAGGATATCTATCAAGTAGATGACTTATCCTGAGCATATCTGCAACTTCAACAACCTTCTTTTTAATATCTTCTTCTGGCACTTTCTTTAAACGAAGCGGGAAAGCAATATTGTCATATACTTTCATATGGGGATAAAGTGCCCAGTTCTGGAAAACCAGACCTACATTCCTTTCTTTAGGCGGCAGTTGTGTTACATCTTTTTCTCCGAAAAATATTCTGCCAGATGTGGGCTTATAGATCCCTGCTATTAAGTAGAGAATAGTGCTTTTACCGCTTCCTGAAGGACCTAGTAAAGCCATGAACTCTGAGTCTCTAATCTCTAGGTTTACATTATTTACTGCGATTACTTTACCGAATTTCTTAGTTACATTTACTAGTTTTATGGAGACCATGCTCTCACCTCTTTACCCCAGCTAAACTTACCTTAAGGAGGAGCTGTTGTGAAGTTATGAAGAATATTATTGTTGGGAGCAAGTATAGTGTCGCAGCCGCTGCAACTAAAGGCATGTATGCATATTCTGTCTCTAAGTTTGCCTCAATAAATGTTGCAAGAGTCCTCTCTACAAGAAATGTCCTAACATATATCAAGTCTTGCCATCCTGCAAGGAATCCAAACAACATTATAGCTGCTATTCCTGGTTTGACCAGAGGCAACATGACTTGAAACCAAACCCTAGGTCTCGAGGCTCCATCAACAATAGCTGCCCACTCAACCTCCCACGGTATGAGATCGAAGAATCCTTTCATAAGCCATGTGGACATGGGTATCTCGAGAGCTGCTCTAGCGATTATAACGTAAAAGAACGAGAATGTACTAATAAATTCTGTATATGACGGTACCATTAGCCTATATATAAAGTAGACTCCTACTATAAGGACTGAACCAGGAAATGCATGTAATAAGAGGATCAAGAGGAGGAAGTGTTTACGATAGCGGAACTTCATACGAGATAACGCGTAACCAGACATTGTCCCAACAATTGTTACTAGCAGAGAAACACCTAGGGCTACTATGGCTGTGTTTATAAAGTATCGTAGTATATCTTCTGTTAGACCTCCCGTTATAGCAACTTTTCCTTGAAACAAAAGCTCCCAATTACGTAGAGTAAACTCGAACGAGCTCGGATCGAAATTGGTTACCATTTTCTTACTGAAGCTAGATAACACTAACAAAGAGAATCCTGCGATTAATGGCAGAGATGCAAGTATTATTGCCAACAAGATTATTATTTCTGTTTTATGCGTTCTTATTTCAACATCTTTCATTGACACTAGATATCACCCCGCGGCTCCGTGACCATTTCGCCGAATCTAAGTACTCTAAGTGTTATCAAGCCAAGAATCGATCCTATAATCACAAGTATTACACCAGCTGCAGCAGCAAGCCCTTGGTCTTTAACGCCAGTAAAGGCGGCACGATAAACGTAAAGGGATAATGTTGTCCCGTATTCTTCTCTAACTAGACCCCATTCTACAAGCAGGAACAAATGAGCATAAGTAGTTAATAGACTTAGAAGCTGCCACGTAGTGACGTATAATATATGCCATTTCATGAGGGGTATGAGGATTTTTCTTGAGATCTCCCAATTCGACGCGCCATCGACTCTAGCTGCTATCACAAGTTCCTTGGGTATATTACTTATGGCAGAAGTAAACACTATCATACCAAAACTTACTCCTACGAGTCCATTGACGAAGATTATAATACTCCAGGGACCCCACGGTATTACTTCTTGTCCCCAGGAAACAGGCTTGTCTATTAACCCTATACTCATTAAGAACGAGTTCAGTGTACCGATTTCACTTCCATGGAAGAAATAATACCAGACCAGACTATACACAGCTATCGGTGACATTCTTGGTAATAACCAGAGTGTACGTATAACCGCTGATGGTTTCTCATAGATAAAGAATGTTGCGAGAGATAAGACGAGTCCTCCAAGAACATTAATGGTTAATGTAACGGCTATAAACACTATTGTAGTAACAATTATTGCTTTAAAACTAGGGTCATGATTAAACATATAAAACAATTTCTCATAATTTCTAAAACCAACTATTTCACCAATATATCGATCTATATTCCAGTTCTTGAGCGGAGTAAAACTTATGTATATGGATAATATGACTGGAAGTATATAGAATATGGTGATCATGACGATTGCAGGTAATAGGAAGAACAATGTTTCAAAGCTTTTATGAGATAAACTAAATTTATTATTTGTTATTTTTTTGAAAAAAGATTTTATTTTGTGTATATTACGTAGCATTGTTTTACACCACGTTATTGCGTAGTTGATATTTTAGATTACGGGAAGCTCCATCCCGTTGGTATTTCGCCGATGATTTCGGTGCTGTCACGTAGGTCCACGTCTGCGTTTATCTTTGAGACAATATAGTTTACTGCTTCTTCAGGAGTCATTTCTCCTCTAAGTACCTTGTCTACTGCGTCCTTGAATATGTCTACGAGCTTTGGATATAGTGGATGCTTGGGCGGTATCTTTGTGTACTCTAACATATACTCTGCATCAGCAAGGAATGCTGTGTTGATCGGGTTTACTGTGGCTTCTACAATGTCCTTAATTTGTTCTTTAACTTCATCTGATAAGTCTATCTCTAGGTTCTTCAGTTTTTGAAGCCATGTCTCATCTTTGATGAGATTCACTGCGGCTTTTCTCACTGGCAGGTGAGAGCTGATTATACTGTGTATAGCATTTATATCAGGATCGCTAGCTTTTACTATGACTAGGAAGGCTAGTTCGTGATAAAGCTCTTTTAGTTCATCGTATCTTGGGTTCTTTTCGCCTGCTCTAGAGTTTATCATCCATGCAAATGGCTGGCTTAGTGTTACTGGGCTTTTGCCTTTCTCACCTGCGGGGAATAGCGTGTAGTAGAAGAACTCTTTTACTTCTTCTGCTGTAAGCCCTCTTGTTTCACCTGTCTGTGGGTCGGTGTAGTACTCTCTTGTCTGCCATTCAGTCCAGTGCCATACTCCTCCTATGAAGAATAGCGTTTTTCCATTGACTACAGTTGGATGTATTTGTTGTCCCCAGTCCCACTCCATCATGTTCTCTGGTATGAGGCCGTCTCTAGCCATTTTCCATTCTACGTAAAGCCATTTGTATACTGCTTCCTTGTCGAACACGAGCTTGTCCTTTTCTTCGTCATAGAGTTTCCCGCCGAAGGCGTAGATGAACTGTATTAGGTCGGGATGAGCTGATCCTTTTCTATGTATTACTCCCCATTCTGCACATCCTGATTCAACAGCTTTCTTAGCCCATTGATATACATCAGACCAGGTGAATTCACCGTTCTTAACTTTAGTAGCTAAATCGCTGAAGTCTAGTCCAGCACATTGTGCAACATCCTTTCTCATGTATAGCGGTCTTGCCTCAGTGTCTTGTGGTAGACCATATAGCCTGCCTTTCCATTTCATTACTTCTAATACTGCCGGGTAGAAGTCGTTTAGTAGATCCTGGTATTTGTTGGCATAGTCTGTTATGTCTAGTATATATCCCTCGCTAGCTAGTTCTGCAATGTATACATAGGAGTTCACGAAGAAGTCTGGTGCTTGTCCTATTGGTTGTTTACTAAGGTATTCCTCATAAACAGCGTGAGCGTTTCTATCATACCTTGTTTCCGTAATTACTATCCTTATACCTAGGTTGTGTTCCTCCCATATTTTATTAATCCTATGAGCTGCCTCAACAATTCCAAGTACTCTCATGACACTATTGGGGTCTCCACCACTCCATACACTAAATTTCACTTCATTAATACCGTTAGCTAAGAGAGCTTTACCTACTTCAACAACATCTTTTTCAAAATCTCCAGTAAGTTCAACCTCTTTAGGCCCAGCTACTTGAGGGCCTCGATAGAATCCAAAATAATATATCACGCCCGCTAGTATTATCAAGAATATTACGATTATTCCAAGAGCAGTCTTTGAGATCCCTCTCACCTTTCTCATTTAACAATCACCCCAAAGATCAGATGGGGTATATCTGTTGTAATATAGAAGTCTATAAATATAATATTGAAGTGATCACTTATAGCTTTTTCCAAAAAAGACGTATAAATCAGTCTCGTTAGAGTAATCCCCCCAGATTCTCTATAAATAAACCTATATTAGCCAGCAAATAAAATAACTAAATAGCCCGTGGGGCCGTGGGTAGGGCCCCTAAACCCCGCTTAGGGCTAGGGGCCAGAGCAACCTCTCGAGCCCCTATGCGCGCCCGCTAACCCCCACGCCCACCAATGACCCCCGCCCCGTGGGGCTAGCGGTGGCGGAGCCCTCCTCGGAGGAGGAGGGTAAACCGCCTTAACCGGGGGAACCAGGCCAGGCCCGGAAGGGAGCAACCTAACCCTGGCCGCTAGCGTTCACGGGTCACCGGGGCCGAGGGAGGGCGTGGAAGGGCTCTGGCGGGAAAGCGGTAGGGGCTCGAGAGGGGCCGCGGCCCCACGGGCTATTCTAAATATAGTTGCTAAACTAGAATTAAATAACTACAAACCAGAATTAAGCATATAAACCAGCCACACCTCCATAAAGTTATGGAGAAACGCCGGGGTCGCCTAGCCTGGTAGGGCGCCGGCCTGCTAAGCCGGTGGGGTGTGTCCCCGCGCGGGTTCAAATCCCGCCCCCGGCGCCTCTTTCTTATTATCTTTCTTATTAAAAGAAGTGAATCATTAGTTTCTTCTATATAGACGTACAAGATTATATCCATAGTCCCACATAATTAACATTAATTAATGAAAATTAGAAAATTATATAATTAGTATAAAAGTGTTATAGTTTATACATGCTTTAAAATGATAACAACTTCGCTTTTATCTAATACTTTAATACCATGTTACATACGTTATGCGTATCTCTTTGCTTATTTCATCGAGTCTTCGCCAATCCTCGTAGCTTAGCCGCCATCCTACTGCACCAGCATTGTCTACTACTTGTTCCGGCTTCTTTGCTCCAGGTATTGGTACTATTAAGGGACTATACATTATTAGCCAGTTGAGAGCTATTTGTGCCGGTGTCTTCCCATATTTTTCGCTAAGTTTCTTTAGCTCTTGTATTAATGGCCATATTTTCTTAAAGTTCTCGGGATGGAATACAGGGTCTCCACTCCTCACGTCCTGGAATTCTGGTAGGTTTTCAGGCGTATATTTCCCCGTTAAGGCACCTTTGGCAAGAGGACTCCAGGGCAGAATTGTCATACCGTTCTTTTCAGCATAAGGTATAAGCTCTTTTTCTGCCTGTCTCTCAACGAGGTTATAACGAAACTGTAGACTCACTATATCTATTGTTGATAAGCAGTTTCTAGCAGCTTCAACGAGTTCCACGGGATAGTCACTTAATCCTATATACCTTATTTTCCCTAGAATCACCAGTCTCTCAAGAGCCCTCATGTACTCACATGTAGGGAAATGATGCCAGCATGGAGGCCAGTGTATCTGCATTAAATCAATGCAATCAACTCCAAGTCTTTTAAGTGATTTATCTACAGCTCTAAACACGTCATCAGCTGATAGGAAGTCTCCCGGTATTTTAGTAGCGATAACCACCTCATCTCTTTTCACACCAGCTTCACGAAGAGCTCTCCCGAGAAACTCTTCACTCATACCACGCCCGTAAACCATAGCTGTATCAAAGAAGTTGATTCCAACTTCAAGAGCTTTAAACACTATAGACTTCGCCATGTTGTAGTCTGTCACACCCCAGGCCTCACTAAACTGCCATGCACCCAGTCCTATACGTGAAATCTTAACATCTGTTTTACCAAGCCTTACATACTCCAAGAACTATTCATCCCCCTAATTTTTCTACCAACTATATTTATCTACGTCTTTGTTATACACAAGTGTATCGCTCACTATATTCATGCCATAAAAGTCTCGAGTAAGTGATGAAAAAGTCTTCTACATAGAGCTATAGATAGCGATTACTATGGTATTCATTATAGAATCGTTGCATGTTAACGAAAATTATTTTGTTGTAATTAGTGGAGAAAAAGAGTGAGGCATTAGAACATGGCTACAGAGCTACTTTATCAAAAAGATAGTTACGTTAAGGAGTTTACTGCAACTATTAAAGCCATTGAAGGGAATAAAATAGTTCTAGACAAAACAGCTTTTAATCCTCGCTCAGGGGGATTAGCCAACGACACTGGCTATATAATCAAAAACGAGGAGGCCTACAAAGTTAAGGATGTTTATTTCAATAAAGATACTGGAGAGGTAATCCATGTAATTGAGGAAAGCGAACACAATCTATCTATAGGAGATCTTGTAAAAGGCGTTATTGATTGGGATAGAAGATATAAGATAATGAGGTTACATACAGCAGCACACATTCTAGCGGCAATAATGTATAATGACTATGGTGCACTTATAACTGGAGGCTCAATTTACCCTGACTACGCTTACGATGATTATAGTTTAGAAAAATATGACCCAGAGATATTCAAAGAAGCCATAGCAAAAGCAAATGATGTCGTCAAACAAGGGATCGAAGTTAAAATATATTGGTTGAAAAGAGAGGAAGCATTGAAAATACCTGGAATAGTCAAGCTTGCTTCACGTATGCCGCCGAGTCTAGAATTTCTAAGAATAGTAGAAATACCTGGGATAGACATACAAGCCGATGGAGGACCCCATGTGAAGAACACTAAGGAGATTGGAGAAATAGTGTTCATTAAAGCGGCCAATAAGGGCAAGAAAAAGAAAAGACTGTATTACACAGTTAAACCCTAAAGACACTCCATAAATACCAAGAATATGCTGGAGCGAAGAAACAATGACTCTTTACAGCAGTTTTGGAATAGCAGGCACCAGCTCCCAAATCCACTTAGCGTCAATAGCTGGGCTTAAAGTGCTAGAAAATGGCGGAAACGCGTTCGATGCCGCGATCACCATAAGCAGTGTACTAACAGTCTTACTTCCACATACAAGCAGTATTGGTGGTGATGGATTTCTTCTAGCAAGAGACAGTTCAGGCAACATAATAGCATATAACGGGTCCGGTCGCTCTCCCAAGAACTTTCCAACTAGTAAGTACTTGGAGGAAAAACCCCTACGTGGACCATTAACCGTAACCGTGCCAGGATTAGTTGATCTATGGGGCTGGTTGTCAGAAAATTACTGTACAAGAGACTTATATGAGCTACTTAAGCCTGCTATAAACCTCTCTAGATACGGTTTCTACGTACAAGAAGCACTAGCTAATGCTATCAGGAGAAATTATGAATCCCTACGTAAGTACAATAGTTGGATTAAAACCTTTGGTAAACTAAGAGAAGGCTGTTATACCCGCTTTACTGAATTAGCCCACATACTGGAAGTCATTGGGAGAAGAGGAGCAAGAGAATTCTATGAGGGAAAAATAGCTGAGGAGCTAGTTGAAGAACTTTCTAAACAAGGAGTCCCATTAGTTTACGAAGACTTTGCATCACATAGGGGAGAAAAAGTTAACCCAATTAAATCAACTTACAGAGACTACGAGGTATACGAATTACCTCCTAATAGCCAAGGAGTAACTACTCTAGAGCTTCTAAAACTCATAGAGATCACTAATCTCAATAACAGAGAGTTCAACGACGAAGAAAGGATTATTACTTTCTTTAACTTAGCACTAATAGCCTATAAGGATAGAGACATGCATGTTGCTGATCCTTGCTTCTACGAATATGATCCTTTACAGTTAATAGATGAATACGCCCTAAAGAAGAAGCTCCAAGAAATAAACGTTTCCACTCAAGAAAATAGTAATGGGAACTATCTAGATAAGGATACAACATTTTTTGTCGTGGGAGATAGGCAAGGCAATATAGTTGGTTTTATACAAAGCATATTCTATCCCTTCGGTTCAGGTATCGTAGTGAAAGACATACCATTCCAGAATAGAGGATACGGTTTCTCTAAGAAGCCAGGGCTACCTAACAGTCCTTTGCCAAGAAAAAGACCAATGCACACATTATCCGTATTAATGGCTCACCATGATAATGAAGGATGGTATGTTATCGGTTGTGCAGGTGGTGATCTCCGACCACAAATACATGCTGAGGTGTTTACTAATATCGCTGACTACAAGTTTAGTCTATCAAGAGCTGTTGATGCACCGAGGTTCATGTTAATAGAAAGAGCTCCCATTAAGGCACTAGCTGAAGAAGATCTTGGATTAAAGAAGTATCCTAAATGGCTAAATATAATTAAGCCAAAGTCACCGCATACGGGTATAGTTCATGCCTTGAGGTATAGAAAAGATCACGTGTATGAATTAGTAGCTGATGTACGAGGAGGAGGTATAGCTATACCACAGGTTCACTAAACACAGCATGTACATACAATGGTCAAACCTATTCTTACTCGAAAACATTCTTGGTTAAAAGAAAAGTATGGTCCCCCGGCGGGGATTCGAACCCCGGGCCACCCGGTTTCTGTGCGAGCCCTAGGCCGACCCGCCTTCATTCACGCCCCCTGGGGGCTGGGGGCGTCAGGCGGGCGGGGAGCCCACACCTCCCACTACAGCCGGGCGCTCTGCCGCTGAGCTACCGGGGGCTGTCCTTTTTTGTCTTTTAATTCAACGGGTTTATTTGTTTTTCTTGGCGATCAAATATTATTTAATAGGTTTTTAATATAACACTATAAGTGACGCGCTATTGGTTTCGAGTGTTAGGTGATGTTATGGAGCGTTTAAGTAGAATTGTCGAAAATATTTTGTCCGAAGATATAAGTGTCATAGATAATATACTTAACGTGAAGGATAATGTTAGAGAGAATGCTATAAAGTTGAGTCGTGACATCATCAGAGCGAGCGCCGAGGTTACAAGACTAATACATCTTAAAGACTTCTCATCAGCTAAAGAAAAATTGTCCATAGCGCAAGATAAAGCCAGGGAATTAATAGACCTGCTAAAAGATCATCCCGACTTGTTTTATAGTGGATTAGTCTATAATTGCTTGAGCGAGTTTGTTGAAGCATACATTGTATACAACCTAATTGTCGCCAAAAGAATGCCTTCATATAAAGAACTAGCAGGCATACCATACATACCTTATCTACAAGGATTAGGAGATACCATAGGTGAGATACGTAGATACATCATAGATCTTCTTAAAGACGAGAAATACGAAGAAGCCAGAGAATACCTCGATGTAATCGAGAACATGTATCAAGTACTAAAGAAACTCCATTACCCAGACGCTTTAACACCTGGTTTACGCCATAAAGTTGATGTTGCAAGAAGACTTATAGAAGACACCAAAGTTCTTTACGTAAACACTATTACTGCATCACGACTACGGAAATCTCTCGAAAAAGTTCTTGAGAGCAAGACGTAATGTAGTAATTGCCTTTAAAACACTGTTTTTCAATAACCTAGCTAAATCAATTAGTTCACGAAATAGTGATTTCCCTGTACAGCACATCTCTTTATATTCTCTCATAAACTCATAGGATAAGTAAAGCAGCATTGACACATAAAGTAATGATAGTATTATCATTGACAACCACATATACTTATACAGCACATAGAACACTATGTAGTAATTGGCATATAGGTAATCAAGAAGCCTCCTTATATCAAGAAATGGTGCATCTTTAAATGAATTCACAAGCAATTCATATGCATCATACCAAGCGAGATCTTCTGCTAGGAAAATATATCCCCTCACAACTCCGGCTGTAACAAATGTTAAAAATCCGTAAAAAGCCATTGACACCATTGGGATCATTAAATACACTATTTTCGCTCTTAATTTAGTTACTATATTCCCTATATTAATAGCTAGGAAAGGCAGAACCCATACAAAA contains:
- a CDS encoding extracellular solute-binding protein — its product is MRKVRGISKTALGIIVIFLIILAGVIYYFGFYRGPQVAGPKEVELTGDFEKDVVEVGKALLANGINEVKFSVWSGGDPNSVMRVLGIVEAAHRINKIWEEHNLGIRIVITETRYDRNAHAVYEEYLSKQPIGQAPDFFVNSYVYIAELASEGYILDITDYANKYQDLLNDFYPAVLEVMKWKGRLYGLPQDTEARPLYMRKDVAQCAGLDFSDLATKVKNGEFTWSDVYQWAKKAVESGCAEWGVIHRKGSAHPDLIQFIYAFGGKLYDEEKDKLVFDKEAVYKWLYVEWKMARDGLIPENMMEWDWGQQIHPTVVNGKTLFFIGGVWHWTEWQTREYYTDPQTGETRGLTAEEVKEFFYYTLFPAGEKGKSPVTLSQPFAWMINSRAGEKNPRYDELKELYHELAFLVIVKASDPDINAIHSIISSHLPVRKAAVNLIKDETWLQKLKNLEIDLSDEVKEQIKDIVEATVNPINTAFLADAEYMLEYTKIPPKHPLYPKLVDIFKDAVDKVLRGEMTPEEAVNYIVSKINADVDLRDSTEIIGEIPTGWSFP
- a CDS encoding aldo/keto reductase gives rise to the protein MEYVRLGKTDVKISRIGLGAWQFSEAWGVTDYNMAKSIVFKALEVGINFFDTAMVYGRGMSEEFLGRALREAGVKRDEVVIATKIPGDFLSADDVFRAVDKSLKRLGVDCIDLMQIHWPPCWHHFPTCEYMRALERLVILGKIRYIGLSDYPVELVEAARNCLSTIDIVSLQFRYNLVERQAEKELIPYAEKNGMTILPWSPLAKGALTGKYTPENLPEFQDVRSGDPVFHPENFKKIWPLIQELKKLSEKYGKTPAQIALNWLIMYSPLIVPIPGAKKPEQVVDNAGAVGWRLSYEDWRRLDEISKEIRITYVTWY
- a CDS encoding alanyl-tRNA editing protein gives rise to the protein MATELLYQKDSYVKEFTATIKAIEGNKIVLDKTAFNPRSGGLANDTGYIIKNEEAYKVKDVYFNKDTGEVIHVIEESEHNLSIGDLVKGVIDWDRRYKIMRLHTAAHILAAIMYNDYGALITGGSIYPDYAYDDYSLEKYDPEIFKEAIAKANDVVKQGIEVKIYWLKREEALKIPGIVKLASRMPPSLEFLRIVEIPGIDIQADGGPHVKNTKEIGEIVFIKAANKGKKKKRLYYTVKP
- a CDS encoding gamma-glutamyltransferase family protein, with protein sequence MTLYSSFGIAGTSSQIHLASIAGLKVLENGGNAFDAAITISSVLTVLLPHTSSIGGDGFLLARDSSGNIIAYNGSGRSPKNFPTSKYLEEKPLRGPLTVTVPGLVDLWGWLSENYCTRDLYELLKPAINLSRYGFYVQEALANAIRRNYESLRKYNSWIKTFGKLREGCYTRFTELAHILEVIGRRGAREFYEGKIAEELVEELSKQGVPLVYEDFASHRGEKVNPIKSTYRDYEVYELPPNSQGVTTLELLKLIEITNLNNREFNDEERIITFFNLALIAYKDRDMHVADPCFYEYDPLQLIDEYALKKKLQEINVSTQENSNGNYLDKDTTFFVVGDRQGNIVGFIQSIFYPFGSGIVVKDIPFQNRGYGFSKKPGLPNSPLPRKRPMHTLSVLMAHHDNEGWYVIGCAGGDLRPQIHAEVFTNIADYKFSLSRAVDAPRFMLIERAPIKALAEEDLGLKKYPKWLNIIKPKSPHTGIVHALRYRKDHVYELVADVRGGGIAIPQVH
- a CDS encoding haloacid dehalogenase, with the translated sequence MERLSRIVENILSEDISVIDNILNVKDNVRENAIKLSRDIIRASAEVTRLIHLKDFSSAKEKLSIAQDKARELIDLLKDHPDLFYSGLVYNCLSEFVEAYIVYNLIVAKRMPSYKELAGIPYIPYLQGLGDTIGEIRRYIIDLLKDEKYEEAREYLDVIENMYQVLKKLHYPDALTPGLRHKVDVARRLIEDTKVLYVNTITASRLRKSLEKVLESKT